The sequence GTGCAAACATTTGCACATTGGTGGTGAATATATATGTCAATTATGGTGAGGTGTTATTTATGTCAAGGATAGGTAGATTACCGGTAAAGATACCAAATGGTGTGAATATAGATGTTGATGATAAAAAAGTTAGGGTTAAAGGTCCAAAAGGTGAGCTAGTAACTGATTTAGTAGATAATGTTGTGCTAAATATAGATGATAATACTATTATAGTTAAGCGAACAAAAGATTCCAGAAAGGTTAAAGCCTTTCATGGATTGATGCGGGCTATAATAAATAATATGGTAGTTGGTGTAACAGAAGGTTTTAGTAAGAGACTTGATATAGTTGGTGTTGGTTATAGAGCTAATATGAAAGGTAAAAATTTAGAGTTGAGTCTTGGCTATTCACATCCAATTGTTGTTAACCCACCAGAAGGCATAGAATTTAAGTTGTTATCACCGCAGAAGATCGAAATAAAAGGGTTTGACAAACAAAAGGTTGGTGAAACTGCAGCAATGATAAGAAATATTAGAAAGCCTGATCCATATAAGGGAAAAGGGGTTAGATACGAGGGAGAGCATATAGTATTGAAACAGGGCAAGGCAGCAAAGTAAAATATAGCTTATAATGAGGTTGATGCTATGGACAAGTATAAAGATTTGAAAAGAAAGAGAAGGAAATTAGGCATAAGAAAAAAGATGAGAAGTAGTGATAAATTAAGGGTTACTATATTTAGGAGTAATAGGTATTTATATGCTCAAATAGTGGATGATGCTAACCAAAGTACTGTAGTTAGCGCATCTAGCTTAGAAAGAGATTTAAGAGAAAAATATAGTGGAAAATTAAATAAAGAGATTGCAGCTGACATAGGAAAAAGATTAGCGACTAGGGCAATGGAGAAGAAAATAACTGAAGTAAAATTTGATCGTTCAGGTTATAAGTATCACGGAAAAATTAAAGCATTGGCAGATGAATTAAGGAATAACGGGCTAAAGTTTTAAGGAGGTAGTTAAGTGACAGAAGAAGAACAACAATTAGTTGATAAGGTTGTAAATATTGGGAGGGTGACAAAGGTTGTAAAAGGGGGAAGAATATTTAAATTTACGGCAATTGTTATTGTTGGAAATATGGCTGGTAAGGTTGGTATTGGAAAAGGAAAAGCAAAAGAGATACCCGATGCTATAAGAAAAGCGTTGGATGATGCAAAAAGCAACATAATAGAAGTGCCAGTGGTAAAAGATACAATACCTCATGAAGTTATTGGTAAGTTTGGCTCAGCTGAATTGTTAATGAAGCCAGCTGCACCTGGTACAGGCATTATATCAGGTGGTGTAACACGTACACTTTTTGAATTAGCTGGCATAAATAATATACTTGCGAAATCTTTTAGAAGTAGAACCCCTATTAATATACTTAACGCAGCTATAGATGGTTTTAAACAATTAAGGAGATTAGATGAGATAGCGATAATTAGAGGAAAAACAATTAATGATATTATTAAAATAAGTAAAGAAGGTGCATAGAATGTATTTACATGATTTAAAACCAGCAAAAGGCACAAAAAAGAACAGAAAAAGACTTGGCAGGGGTCAAGGTAGTGGTCTAGGGACAACTGCTGGTAGAGGTACAAAAGGACAAAAATCAAGAACTGGATCGAAGGTATATCCATGGTATGAAGGTGGCCAAATACCTATAACTAGAAGATTGCCTAAGCGAGGCTTTAATAACAAAAGATTTAGCAAAGAATATGAAATAGTTAATATAGATGTTATTAACGATAGGTTTAATGAAGGAGAAGAAGTCAGTATAGAATCGCTGAAAAGTAAGGGTTTAATTAAGAAAGACAAAGGCAATGTAAAAATATTGGGAAAAGGAGAATTAACTAAAAAATTGATTTTTAAAATAAATATAATGTCGAAGAATGCTAAAGATAAGATTGAGAAATCAAATTCATCAATAGAAAGTTAAAAATTAATGATAGATAAATTTATAGAAATATTATCAATCAAAGATTTACGAAAAAAATTATTTGTTACTTTTGCATTATTAGTAGTGTATAGAATAGGAACACATGTACCTGTTCCTGGTATAGATTCAGAAGCACTATCACAATTTTTTTCGAGACAAAGTGGAAATCTTTTGGGTTTTTTTGATATGTTTACTGGTGGAGCACTAAGTAGATTAACTGTATTTGGACTTGGAATTATGCCTTATATCTCAGCTGCCATTATTCTAGAATTGTTGACAGTTGTTTCCCCAAAATTAGCTGAGTTAAAAAAAGAAGGCGTTGAAGGCAGGCGTAAAATTACAAACTATACCCGCTATGGGACTGTTCTAATTAGTTGTATTCAGGGATTAGGAATCTCTATAGGTTTAGAATCAATGACAGCACCAGGGGGTGGTCATATTGTTATGTATCCTGGTTGGCCCTTTCGTATTATTACAACTATTACTCTTGCTACTGGAACAGTATTTTTAATGTGGCTTGGTGAAAAGATCACAGAAAAAGGAATTGGTAATGGAATATCACTTATTATATTTGCCGGTATTGTAGCTAGATTTCCTGCAGCAGTTATTAATACTTATAATCTATTTAGGACAGGTGAAATACAAATCTTAACATTAATTTCAATAATAGCAATTATGCTTTTCATTACAGCTGCAATTGTTTTTATGGAGATATCTAACCGGAGGCTCCCAATTCAGTATGTAAGAAGAAGCATAGGCTTTGGTGTATCAAAACCAACAACATCATACCTACCTTTAAAACTCAATCCATCTGGTGTTATACCAATAATATTTGCAGCTTCAATTGTTGCATTCCCTGCAACACTATCAACATTTTCAAATAATGAAATAGTTGCAAAGATAGGTTATTATTTTTCACCTAATTCAGCTGTATATTATCTGATATACATTGTATTAATAGTATTCTTTACCTATTTTTATACTTCTATTATCTTCAATCCCGATGACATTGCAGAAAATATACAGAAAAGTGGTGGTGTTATACCTGGTAAAAGACCAGGTCCTGAAACAAGTAAGTTTATTGATTATACGTTAACACGTTTAACCTTTGTTGGAGCAATATATCTATCAATAGTTGCTATATTACCACAAATTATAATTCGTTATTTTAATATGCCCTTTTACTTTGGTGGTACAAGTTTATTAATTGTTATAGGTGTAGGTTTGGATTTTATGCAAAAAGTAGAGGCGCATTTAGTTACCCATAATTATGAGGGATTTTTGAGAGCAGGAAAGATAAAAGGAAGGGGATATATATGAAAAATGTTGTTTTACTTGGTGCCCCTGGTGCAGGCAAAGGGACACAGGCTAATATGATTAGAGAACATTTTGGGCTTAACCATATTGCTACCGGTGATTTAATAAGGGATGAAATAAGAAAGGGGAGTCCTTTAGGTATAAAGGCAAAGAGTTATTCTGATAAAGGACTTTTAGCGCCCGATGATTTGGTCATTAACATGATAAAGGATAGAATAAAAAATGAAGATAAAGGTTTTTTATTAGATGGATTTCCTCGTAATGTAGCCCAAGCTAAGGCCTTAGATAAACTGATTAAAGAGCTAGGTTTAGACGAACCTTATATCATATATATTGATGTTGATGATAATACTGTTATATCTAGGCTTACAGCAAGAAGATATTGTGTAAATTGTAATAAAATATATAATATAATGTCTAATCCACCAAAAGAGTATGATTTATGTGACTATTGTGGGGGTAGACTTTCAACAAGGAAAGATGATAATGTTGATACGGTAAAAAAGAGGCTAGAGGTATTTAGAAAAGAAACTTACCCATTAATTGAATATTATAAAGACAGAAGAAGGTTTCATACTGTTGATGGTAGCAATGATCCAAATGATGTATTTAAAATTATCTTAGATATGCTTAAATGATAATCGTAAAGAGTATTGATGAAATTAAAATAATGGAAAGAACCGGTGAAATACTTAAATCATTATTTAAAAGAATAGAGGATGAAAAGGTAATAAAAAAAGGTGCAACTACAAAAAGTATTGACAAATTTATAGAAAAGCATATATATATGCATTCTGCATATCCCTCATTTAAAGGTTATAGGGGATTTCCTGCAAGTAGCTGTATCTCAATAAATGATACAGTTGTTCACGGGATACCCTCTGATTATACCTTAAAAGAGGGAGATATTATAAGTATAGACGTTGGGGCTTATAGAGAAAATTATCACGCAGATGCTGCAAGGACATATATTGTGGGTTATGTTGAAGATAAAATAATGGATTTTGTTAATACTGCAAAGGAAGCATTTTTTAAAGGAATAGAGATGTGCTATGACGGAAAGAGGATAGGTGATATATCAAATAAAATACAACGATACGTTGAGACTAAGGGATATAGTGTAATTAGAGATTTTTTTGGTCATGGGATAGGGAAAAATTTACATGAAGATCCGATGATACCAAATTATGGAAAGGGAAATAGAGGAGCAATGATAAAAAATGGTATGACTTTAGCGATAGAGCCTATGATTAGTATGGGGAGTTCGAAAGTTATTGTTGAAGATGATGGGTGGACTGCTAGAACAATGGATGGTTCATTAGCTGCTCATTATGAAAATACCGTGGCTATTGTAGATAATGGACCAGTAATATTAACTTAGATAAGGGTGAAAAGTGGCAAAGAAAGATAATGTTGTTGAAATGAATGGTGAAGTTGTAGAAGCATTGCCAAATGCTATGTTTAGAGTGAAATTAGAATCTGGACATATTATATTAGCACACCTTTCAGGGAAGATGAGGATGTATTATATAAGAATATTACCTGGGGATAAGGTTACTGTTGAGATGTCACCCTATGATTTAACAAAAGGACGCATAACATATAGACATAAATAGGAGGAATATTGTGAAGGTACGTGCATCAGTTAAACCTATATGTTTAAAATGTAAAGTTATAAAAAGAAAAGGTATAGTAAGAGTAATATGTGAAAATCCAAGGCATAAACAGAGACAAGGTTAGGAGGTTATAATGGCAAGGATTGCTGGGGTTGATATACCCAATAATAAAAGAGTAGAAGTTGGCTTAACATATATTTATGGAATAGGACGAGCAACTTCATCAAAGCTACTAGATGATGTTAGTATTGATAAAAATAAAAAAATAGGCGAGCTTACAGAGCAAGAAATATCATCTATAAGAAAATATATTGACAACAATTTAGTAGTTGAAGGAGAGCTTCGTAGGGAAGTAACGTCAAATATAAAAAGATTAATAGAGATTAATTGTTATAGAGGCCTAAGACATAAAAACCATATGCCCTGCAGGGGCCAAAGGACAAAGAGTAATGCTAGGACAGCTAGGGGTTTAGCAGGTAAAGGTGGAATAAAAAGAAAATAAAAGGAGGTTTTATGGCAACTGCAAAAAGAAAAAAAGAGAAGAAAATTGTCAATAAAGCGATAGCATATATAAAATCAACCTTTAATAATACAATTATTACCTTTACAGATTATAGTGGAAATGTTATATGCTGGGGCTCATCAGGAACAACAGGTTTTAAAAACTCTAGAAAATCAACACCTTATGCTGCTCAGATTGCAGCAAGTAATGTAGCAAAAACTGCTAAGGATTTTGGCGTAAAAGAGGTAGAGATCAATGTGAAAGGTCCAGGTAGTGGTAGGGAGAGTGCTATTAGAGCAATACAGGCTGCTGATATTATGATAACTGTTATCAGAGATATTACACCAATACCACATAATGGGTGTAGACCAAGGAAAAAGAGAAGGGTATAAATAAGGAGTTTTTTTATGGCAAGATATACAGATTCTGTATGTAAACTTTGTAGGCGAGAAGGTGCTAAATTATTTTTAAAGGGTGAGAGATGTTTTAAAGATAAATGTGTCTTTGAAAGGAAGGGATATCCACCTGGACAACAGGGTAAGAGAAAAAGGAAGATGTCAGACTATGGATTACAATTAAGAGAAAAACAAAAAGTTAAGAGAATTTATGGTGTGTTAGAAAATCAGTTTAGAAACTACTTTAAAAAAGCTGTGAAAGCAAAGGGTGTTACAGGTACAAATTTATTAATAACCTTAGAGAGAAGACTAGATAATGTAGTTTATAGATCTGGACTAGTAATGAGCAGACCTCAGGCTAGGCAGTTTGTAACACACGGGCATATATGTGTTAACGGTAAGAGTGTTAATATTCCGTCCTATCTAACAAAGGAGGGCGACATTGTTTCTATTCGAGAGAATAGTAAGGTAGTAAGTTTAGTACGCGAAGCTGTTGAAACTGCTGAAGGTAGGGGTCTTACAAATTGGCTATCCTTAGATAAGGATAAGCTAGAAGCTAAGATTTTAAGATTACCTGAGAGAGAGGATGTATATCCTGATATTAAAGAGCATTTGATCGTAGAATTGTATTCTAAGTAAGCGTGCCTATTTGTTAACAGGAGGTGTTATGTTGTTGATGGATTTTAGACAGATAATTAAACCTAATGAAATAATTATTGAAAAAGATGATAATATAGAAGGTGTTTTTAGAATCGAACCCTTAGAGAAGGGTTTTGGCATTACTATAGGTAATTCTCTTAGGAGGATATTGCTCTCTTCTATTGAGGGAACTGCTGTTTTTGCAATAAAAATTAAGGGCGTAACAAACGAATTTGCGGTAATACCAGGCGTTTTAGAGGATGTAGTAAATATAATATTAAATGTAAAGTCATTGAGTCTTAATTTGAATACTCATGAAACAAAAAGATATGCTATTAAAAAGAAGGGTGAAGGACTTGTAAAGGCGAAAGATATCCAGGCAGATGCATTGTTGGAGATTATAGATCCAGAACAGTTAATAGCCACCATAACTGATGATAATGATGAGTTAGATATGGAGATATTTGTAAAAAGAGGCATTGGTTATGTCCCTTCTGAAGAAATTTCCAAGCTTGTAAATAATGAAATAGACGTTATACCAATTGATGCAATATTTACACCTATTAAAAAGGTTAGTTATAATATAGAGAGTGCAAGGGTGGGTCAAAGTACAGATTATGACTCATTAATAATAAATATTGAAACAGATGGCACAGTCAAACCAATTGATGCATTAGCTTATGGTGCAAAAATATTAAAAGATCATATGGAGTTGTTTATTAATTTTGAAGAGCCAAAATATGAAGAGAAGGAAGAAGCTGGTGATGAAATTAAGAAAGAGCTTGTTGAGCTTCTTGATAAAAGTATAGAAGAATTAGAGTTGTCAGTGAGAGCATATAATTGTTTGAAGAATGCAGGGATAAAAACATTGGCTGAGCTTTGCGGTAAAACAGAGGCCGATATGCTTAGAACAAAGAATTTTGGCAGAAAATCATTAGAAGAGATAAAGAATGTGTTATATGATTTAGGGTTAACATTGGGAATGGATTTAGAAAGTATTGGATATTATGCACAAAGGGGTGATAAAGATGAGGCATCATAGAAAAGTTAAGTATCTTGGTAGAGATACTGATCATAGATATGCGATGTTAAGAAATCTCTCAGTTTCGCTTATAGAAAATGGTTATGTTAAAACAACGGTTGAAAGAGCAAAGGCATTGAGGTCTTTTATAGAGCCTTTGATCACTTTTGGCAAGAGAGGAGACCTTTCTAGCAGAAGGCTGGTTTTAAAGAGGTTGCCATCTAAAAAGGCTGTTGGGAAATTATTTGAAAAGGTAGCACCAATATACAAGGAAAGAAATGGTGGTTACACAAGAATTGTAAAGCTGTCTGAAAGAAAAGGCGATAATGCTCCATTAGCACTAATTGAACTAGTAGATAGGGACAAGCTGAAATAATGTGAGCCTATATACATTAAAGCTTACTAACCTTAGTTTTTCATATAGTAAGCAGGTAATTTTTAATAGTATAAATTACAATATTATATTTAATTCAATTCTATTAATAAAGGGTTCAAACGGTGTAGGTAAAACTACACTCTTAAAATTATTGTATGGTCGCATTAAGCCTGATAAAGGCAAAATGGATATATCATATAATACTTCTAAAAGTGTAAGTAAATGTTATGTTCCATCAAACCCTATGTTTATGTTCTTAACTGGCTATATTACAGACGAACTTAAATTTAGAGGACTAAATAAATTAGATAAATACAATGAAATTTATAAGGGTAATAAGCATGTAAATGAATTGTCAGCTGGCGAGCTAAAAAAGATATCCGTTGATATAGCTTTTTATCAAAATTGTGAAGCTCTATTGCTTGATGAACCTTTAATGGCGCTTGATGATGAAGAAGTAATTTATTTTAAAAATTGTCTTCTAGATTTAAAGAGTAAAGGCCGGGCAATTATAATTGCTACTTGTGAAGATTATCTTGATAATATTGCCGATGGGATTCTAGAACTTGATTCTTTATCATATTATAAATATCAATAAAGAATTTATAATTAATATTGATAATATTAATGATTTGGTGATTTTTAGTGGTGATCTTATTTGTATATTTGGCAAAAACGGAACTGGCAAAACTACTCTGTTAAAAAAGCTCGCATTTATAGAAAGCGATAAAACTGATGTTATATATTATTATGGTAATAAATGCGATATAGGTTATGTTCCTCAATATGTTGAGCAATATATATATTGTGATAGTCTAATTGAGGAACTCTTTACTTTTGTTAATAATAAAGAATGCTGTTATAAACTTTTAAAAAATATGGAGTTGTATTACGCTAGAAATAAATCTATTTATTATCTAAGTGATGGTGAAAAGAGATTATTTTATTTATATGCTAATATATACTCAGATAAGAAGATATTATTATTAGATGAACCACTTTGTGGTCTTGATAAGGAAAATAAGGCAAAAATTAATAGCCTATTAAAATCTATAAGAAAAGATAAAACTGTAATATATTGCACAAATAGATCTAATGAGATATTATTAGAGAGTAGAGTAATAAATTTGTAATATAAAGGGGTGAGTAGTGGATTTATATGAAAGAGCAAAAATATGCTTTCCAGGTGGTGTTAATAGTCCAGTGAGAGCTTTTACAGCTGTTGGTGGCAAGCCCTTAATGATTGATAGAGGTAAGGGTTCGAAAATATATGATATAAATAATAATGAATATATTGACTATGTTATGTCTTATGGTCCATTGATACTTGGCCATTGTGATGATAATGTGATAAAATTTATATCTAATGCATTAAAAAAGGGCACTTCCTTTGGCGCCACAAATGAATTAGAAATTAGGCTTGCTGAATTGATTATAAGTTCTGTCCCATCTATTGAGATGATAAGGTTTGTAAATTCAGGAACAGAAGCAGTGATGAGTGCAATTAGATTAGCCCGTGCATATACAAAAAGAGATAAAATATTAAAATTTGAGGGTTGCTATCATGGACATTCAGATTACTTGCTTTCAAAAGCGGGCAGTGGGCTAATGTCTTTAAATATACCAACAACACCTGGTGTGCCAGAAAGTTTAGTGAAAGATACATTAACAGCAACATATAATGATCTAATAAGTGTTGAAGAACAGATAAAAGGCGTAGAAAATAACATTGCATGTATTATTGTTGAGCCTGTTGCTGGCAATATGGGTGTTGTTCTTCCTGATGAAAACTTTTTAAGGGGACTTAAATCAATTTGTGAGAGAATAGGGGCACTGCTCATATTTGATGAGGTAATAACTGGTTTTAGGGTTGCGCTAGGCGGGGCTCAAGAAAGATATAAGATAATGCCTGATTTGACATGTCTTGGAAAGATTATTGGTGGAGGCTTGCCAATTGGTGCTTTTGGGGGAAAAAAAGAAATCCTTGAATTGCTTGCTCCTATTGGCCCTGTTTATCAGGCAGGGACTCTAAGTGGGAATCCTGTTGTAATGTCTGCTGGTATTGCAACATTAGAAAAAATTAGAGGGGACGGTTTTTATAGTGAGCTTAAAGACAAGACTATCAGATTATTTGAAGGGATGAAAGATAATCTGAGAAGTGTCAACTTAAATTTTCAAGTAAATTATACAACTGGCATGGGCAATATATTCTTTTGTGATAGGGAAGTTAGAAATTTTAATGACTTAAAAGATGTTAACAGAGATCTATACTCAAGATATTTTCATCACATGTTGTCAAAGGGGATATATTTAGCTCCAAGCCAATTTGAAGCTACATTTTTATCTGATTCTCACCAAATAGCTGAATTAGACAAAACACTAGATTACCAGATGGATTTCCTTAAAACTATTAAATGATGCTAAGTAAAAGATACAAATCTCTTATAAATGCAAGTTCTGTTGGCTTGTCTATAGTTTTTTCAATTTTAATAGGTTTAGCTATTGGCCTTTATTTAGATAAACTTTTTCATACAAAACCCTATCTAACAATAACATTTCTAATCTTTGGGGTATTGGCAGGATTTAAAAATATGATATATTTTATAAAAAGAGCCCAAATGACAGATAATAATGATGATTAGACATTTACTAATCACCTTTTTTTCAATTTTTATATTTATATATTTTTTACTGTTGATTATTTTTAAAAATTTTATTACATATATATTCACATTAAATTATTTAGTGGGTTTTTTTTTGATGTTTTTTAATTTTTTGATGATGATTAGGAAATTAAGTAAAAAGGATATAAAAAAATATAAACTTAACATAGGCTATAGTGGTATTAGACTATTAATACTTACAATTCTTCTGTATTTATGGATAACATTTGGTATATTTGATATCTATGGATTAGTTACAGGTATTTTAGCTTTTAGTATTGCCTTACCAGTTTTCTTTATTATATATTTAAAGAGGGTTGCCGAATAATGGAACACGCTATTAACATATTTTCTTTCTTGCCTGAAGATTTAGTGCATAAATATATACACGTATTAACGACTTTTGTTGTCATTGCTGCACTATTAATTATTGGTAGTTTTACCAAAAATATGACAAAAGAAGTGCCAGGGAAGGTACAAAGTTTTTTTGAAACAATTGTTGAATCGATATATAATTTTTCTCTTAACACATTAGGCGAAGAGGGTAAACCTTATATACCGATTATTTTTGGGATAGCTTTTTATGTATTTTTCTCAAACATATTGGGGTTAATACCAGGCTTTATAGCCCCAACGTCTAATCTAAATTCAACTGTAGCTCCAGCTGTTGTAGTTTTTTTTACTTATAATTATATTGGTATTAAAAAACATGGTCTTGCTTATATAAAGCATTTCATTGGCCCAGTGATATGGCTTGCCCCTCTGATGATTATAATTGAACTAATAAGTCATTTGGCTAGGCCGTTATCATTATCAATTAGGCTCTTTGGTAATATATTTGGTGAAGATCTAGTAATTGCTGTATTATTTATGTTAGTTCCCTATTTAATTCCTTTGCCAATGTTTTTTTTAGGGATATTTACCTGTTTTATACAAACTTTTGTCTTTATGTTGTTAACCCTTGTTTATATCTCTGGGGCACTTGAGGAAGCACATTAAATAATATGGAGGTGGATATATGAAAAATGCTTTAGCACTTATTTTTAATACTGTGCTATTTATTGCTTTTGCTAGTGGTAATCTTTTAGCAGCTGAAGGTGATTCATCTGGTTATAAGTGGGCTATTTATCTGGGTGCAGGCTTGGCAATTGGGCTTGCAACAATAGGTACAGGTCTTGGTCAGGGTCGAGCAACAGCATCAGCTGTGGAGGGTATTGCTAGAAACCCTTCAAGTTCACCTAGGATTACTACAGCACTTATCATTGGCTTAGCGATGATTGAATCACTTACTATCTATGGTTTGGTTGTTGCTTTGGTATTATTATTTGTTGTATAATATTAGGATAATATTTGTTTCCATTAAAGGATTCTATACCTGCTGAGAGGTTTCCTTATGTAAACTATATAATTATTCTAATTAATTTATTTATATTTATCTATCAATTATCATTGGGAGCAAAATTAAGCTATTTTTTACTAGAATATGGTTTTATACCATCAAGATTTTTTGCTCCCTTTGATATTGTTTCTCTTAAGGAAAAGATTGTTCCTCTATTTACATCCATTTTTTTGCATGGCAATTTATTCCATGTGCTAAGTAATATGTATTTTCTATTTATATTTGGGGATAATGTAGAAGGGAGGTTTGGCCATTTTCAGTATTTATTATTTTATATATTTTTTGGTGTAATTGCATTGATTATTCAGGCTATTTTATTTCCCGATGTTAGTATACCCACAATTGGGGCAAGTGGAGCAGTAGCAGGAGTGATGGGTGCATATTTTATAATCTTCCCCTATGCTTATATTAAAACTCTGCTAATTATTATAATA comes from Deferribacterota bacterium and encodes:
- the atpE gene encoding ATP synthase F0 subunit C, producing MKNALALIFNTVLFIAFASGNLLAAEGDSSGYKWAIYLGAGLAIGLATIGTGLGQGRATASAVEGIARNPSSSPRITTALIIGLAMIESLTIYGLVVALVLLFVV
- a CDS encoding AtpZ/AtpI family protein gives rise to the protein MMLSKRYKSLINASSVGLSIVFSILIGLAIGLYLDKLFHTKPYLTITFLIFGVLAGFKNMIYFIKRAQMTDNNDD
- the hemL gene encoding glutamate-1-semialdehyde 2,1-aminomutase — translated: MDLYERAKICFPGGVNSPVRAFTAVGGKPLMIDRGKGSKIYDINNNEYIDYVMSYGPLILGHCDDNVIKFISNALKKGTSFGATNELEIRLAELIISSVPSIEMIRFVNSGTEAVMSAIRLARAYTKRDKILKFEGCYHGHSDYLLSKAGSGLMSLNIPTTPGVPESLVKDTLTATYNDLISVEEQIKGVENNIACIIVEPVAGNMGVVLPDENFLRGLKSICERIGALLIFDEVITGFRVALGGAQERYKIMPDLTCLGKIIGGGLPIGAFGGKKEILELLAPIGPVYQAGTLSGNPVVMSAGIATLEKIRGDGFYSELKDKTIRLFEGMKDNLRSVNLNFQVNYTTGMGNIFFCDREVRNFNDLKDVNRDLYSRYFHHMLSKGIYLAPSQFEATFLSDSHQIAELDKTLDYQMDFLKTIK
- a CDS encoding rhomboid family intramembrane serine protease; protein product: MFPLKDSIPAERFPYVNYIIILINLFIFIYQLSLGAKLSYFLLEYGFIPSRFFAPFDIVSLKEKIVPLFTSIFLHGNLFHVLSNMYFLFIFGDNVEGRFGHFQYLLFYIFFGVIALIIQAILFPDVSIPTIGASGAVAGVMGAYFIIFPYAYIKTLLIIIIYITVVDIPAVVFLGFWFFIQFINGSLQQMANIEGGIAWWAHIGGFIFGIFVGIYYLNKYKSRN
- the atpB gene encoding F0F1 ATP synthase subunit A, with protein sequence MEHAINIFSFLPEDLVHKYIHVLTTFVVIAALLIIGSFTKNMTKEVPGKVQSFFETIVESIYNFSLNTLGEEGKPYIPIIFGIAFYVFFSNILGLIPGFIAPTSNLNSTVAPAVVVFFTYNYIGIKKHGLAYIKHFIGPVIWLAPLMIIIELISHLARPLSLSIRLFGNIFGEDLVIAVLFMLVPYLIPLPMFFLGIFTCFIQTFVFMLLTLVYISGALEEAH
- a CDS encoding ATP-binding cassette domain-containing protein; this translates as MIFSGDLICIFGKNGTGKTTLLKKLAFIESDKTDVIYYYGNKCDIGYVPQYVEQYIYCDSLIEELFTFVNNKECCYKLLKNMELYYARNKSIYYLSDGEKRLFYLYANIYSDKKILLLDEPLCGLDKENKAKINSLLKSIRKDKTVIYCTNRSNEILLESRVINL